In Streptomyces sp. NBC_00448, the following are encoded in one genomic region:
- a CDS encoding methyltransferase domain-containing protein, protein MAGLGGLRNTVRQELVARQLDEQLDACFPQPAGAHARRRLRVLDIGPGQGTQSLRLARLGHLVTGLESDPAMLAALHQAVAAEPADVRERFVLLRGDGRETGRHFGPACFDVVLCHGVLMYVPDPEPLLAALARVLTPGGLLSLLVRNGDALAMRPGLFGDWTAALGAFGSDAYTNRLGLATRADRRAALTAVLDGIGVPLRAWYGVRIFTDSAPDQALIPPDPHELDLLLAAEEQAGRTDPYRAVAALLHLCGVRG, encoded by the coding sequence CTGGCCGGGCTCGGCGGACTGCGGAACACCGTCCGCCAGGAGCTGGTCGCCCGCCAGCTCGACGAGCAGCTGGACGCGTGCTTCCCGCAACCGGCCGGCGCGCACGCCCGGCGCCGGCTGCGGGTGCTGGACATCGGCCCCGGCCAGGGCACCCAGTCGCTGCGGCTGGCCCGGCTCGGCCACCTGGTCACCGGCCTGGAGTCCGACCCGGCGATGCTGGCCGCGCTCCACCAGGCGGTCGCGGCCGAGCCCGCGGACGTCCGCGAGCGCTTCGTGCTGCTGCGCGGCGACGGTCGCGAGACCGGCCGGCACTTCGGCCCCGCCTGCTTCGACGTGGTGCTCTGCCACGGCGTGCTGATGTACGTCCCCGACCCCGAGCCGCTGCTCGCCGCGCTGGCCCGCGTGCTCACCCCGGGCGGCCTGCTGTCCCTGCTGGTGCGCAACGGTGACGCGCTCGCCATGCGCCCGGGCCTGTTCGGCGACTGGACGGCCGCGCTGGGCGCCTTCGGCTCCGACGCGTACACCAACCGGCTCGGCCTGGCCACCCGCGCCGACCGCCGCGCGGCACTGACCGCGGTGCTCGACGGCATCGGGGTGCCGCTTCGCGCCTGGTACGGCGTGCGGATCTTCACCGACAGCGCCCCCGACCAGGCGCTGATCCCGCCCGACCCGCACGAGCTGGACCTGCTGCTGGCGGCCGAGGAGCAGGCGGGCCGGACCGACCCGTACCGCGCGGTGGCGGCGCTGCTGCACCTGTGCGGGGTACGGGGCTGA
- a CDS encoding DUF3043 domain-containing protein, translating into MFRRRSHDEQAQSASNTALLEDQSRDPQAPKGRPTPKRSEAQSQRRKAVSTPTDRKSAAKQARESRRVDMAKQRQALAGGDERYLPPRDKGPVRKFVRDYVDSRYRVAEFFLPLAVVILVLSIAGSMQDLSLLLWLVVIVAIVIDSVVTSVLLRRQLRLRFADKNTKGATAYALMRTLQMRRLRLPKPQVSRGTKL; encoded by the coding sequence GTGTTCCGACGTCGTTCCCATGATGAGCAGGCCCAGAGCGCCAGTAACACGGCGCTGCTGGAGGACCAGTCGCGTGACCCGCAGGCTCCCAAGGGCCGCCCCACGCCCAAGCGAAGCGAGGCGCAGAGCCAGCGCCGTAAGGCGGTGAGTACGCCCACCGACCGGAAGTCGGCGGCGAAGCAGGCCCGGGAGTCCCGCAGGGTCGACATGGCCAAGCAGCGCCAGGCGCTGGCCGGAGGCGACGAGCGCTACCTGCCGCCGCGCGACAAGGGACCGGTGCGCAAGTTCGTCCGGGACTACGTCGACTCCCGCTACCGCGTCGCGGAGTTCTTCCTGCCGCTGGCGGTCGTGATCCTGGTGCTGAGCATCGCCGGCTCCATGCAGGACCTGTCGCTGCTGCTGTGGCTGGTCGTGATCGTGGCGATCGTGATCGACTCGGTGGTCACCAGCGTGCTGCTGCGCCGCCAGCTCCGGCTGCGGTTCGCGGACAAGAACACCAAGGGCGCGACCGCCTACGCACTGATGCGGACCCTCCAGATGCGGCGGCTGCGGCTGCCGAAGCCGCAGGTCAGCCGCGGCACCAAACTCTGA
- a CDS encoding PspA/IM30 family protein: MSGVMKRMGMIFRAKANKALDRAEDPRETLDYSYQKQLELLQKVRRGVADVATSRKRLELQLNELNKKSSTYEDQGRKALALGREDLAREALSRRAALQQQVTDLETQHTQLQGEEEKLTLASQRLQAKVDAFRTKKETIKATYTAAQAQTQIGEAFSGISEEMGDVGMAIQRAEDKTEQLRARAGALDELMASGALDDPSGLAKDDLQAELDRLSGGSDVELELQRMKAELAGGSGSTPAIEGGQNGQGTQGQPQDTPRFDKN; this comes from the coding sequence ATGAGCGGTGTCATGAAGCGGATGGGAATGATCTTCCGCGCGAAGGCCAACAAGGCCCTGGACCGGGCCGAGGACCCGCGCGAGACCCTCGACTACTCGTACCAGAAGCAGCTTGAGCTGCTTCAGAAGGTGCGCCGAGGAGTGGCCGACGTGGCCACGTCCCGCAAGCGGCTGGAATTGCAGCTCAACGAGCTGAACAAGAAGTCATCCACCTACGAGGACCAGGGCCGCAAGGCGCTCGCGCTCGGCCGGGAGGATCTGGCCCGCGAGGCGCTGTCCCGCCGGGCCGCGCTCCAGCAGCAGGTCACCGACCTGGAGACGCAGCACACCCAGCTCCAGGGCGAGGAGGAGAAGCTCACGCTCGCCTCCCAGCGGCTGCAGGCCAAGGTGGACGCCTTCCGCACGAAGAAGGAGACCATCAAGGCCACGTACACCGCGGCCCAGGCGCAGACGCAGATCGGCGAGGCCTTCTCGGGTATCTCCGAGGAGATGGGCGACGTCGGCATGGCGATCCAGCGTGCCGAGGACAAGACCGAGCAGCTGCGCGCGCGGGCCGGTGCCCTCGACGAGCTGATGGCCTCCGGCGCCCTGGACGACCCGAGCGGCCTCGCCAAGGACGACCTCCAGGCGGAGCTGGACCGGCTCTCCGGCGGCAGCGACGTCGAGCTGGAACTCCAGCGGATGAAGGCGGAGCTGGCCGGCGGCAGTGGCAGCACCCCGGCGATCGAGGGCGGTCAGAACGGCCAGGGCACCCAGGGGCAGCCCCAGGACACGCCCCGGTTCGACAAGAACTAG
- the pspAA gene encoding PspA-associated protein PspAA: protein MIVRIMGEGQVQVEDSHLTALNKLDTELLAAVQSGDEPAFRRTLSALLDGVRGFGEPLPDDALMPSELILPAPDATLETVRDMLNDDGLIPG from the coding sequence GTGATCGTACGGATCATGGGGGAGGGCCAGGTGCAGGTGGAGGACTCCCATCTCACCGCGCTCAACAAGCTCGACACCGAACTGCTCGCCGCCGTCCAGTCCGGCGACGAGCCCGCTTTCCGCCGAACCCTCAGCGCCCTCCTCGACGGCGTCCGCGGCTTCGGTGAACCTCTCCCCGACGACGCCCTGATGCCGTCGGAGCTGATCCTCCCGGCACCGGACGCCACCCTGGAGACGGTCCGCGACATGCTCAACGACGACGGCCTCATCCCGGGATAG
- a CDS encoding sensor histidine kinase — MQYPSGVLAPWQWLRAHQTTADAGLAAAVFVVILLGSVLGADTYQLSPVDVGLAAPACASLSLRRRAPWSVLAFTCALCAVFTALRPADGRVPVILAAAMALFTVAARTDRHTTWLTGLAVCVGLTALAMSFGNGPWYGQANFAVFAWTGMAAAAGDAVRSRRAYITAIEERAERAERSREQEARRRVAEERMRIARELHDVVAHHIALVNVQAGVAAHVMDSRPDQAKQALAHVREASRTALAELRTTVGLLRQSGEPEAPMEPAPGLAVLDQLLDGFRRAGLRVAVECEGQGPDGAEPPALPASVDLTAYRVIQESLTNVQKHAGPQAGAVVRISRAGGELRVVVDDDGAPGAAAGPASPLFGGMAPEQDAGVARDRGGPEEARGGAPERVRTAAGGPDAGASARGTGAGGAGGGAGGAGGGHGLLGMHERASALGGVCRTGARPGGGFRVSVRLPLAVPPHGAATPSP; from the coding sequence GTGCAGTACCCATCGGGAGTCCTCGCACCGTGGCAGTGGCTGCGGGCCCACCAGACCACGGCCGACGCCGGGCTGGCGGCAGCCGTCTTCGTGGTGATCCTGCTGGGCAGCGTGCTGGGCGCGGACACCTACCAGCTGAGCCCGGTGGACGTCGGGCTGGCCGCGCCCGCCTGCGCGTCGCTGAGCCTGCGCCGCCGCGCCCCGTGGTCGGTGCTCGCCTTCACCTGCGCGTTGTGCGCCGTGTTCACCGCGCTGCGCCCGGCCGACGGCCGGGTCCCGGTGATCCTGGCGGCGGCGATGGCGCTGTTCACGGTCGCGGCCCGTACCGACCGGCACACCACGTGGCTGACCGGTCTCGCGGTCTGCGTCGGGCTGACCGCGCTCGCGATGTCCTTCGGCAACGGCCCCTGGTACGGCCAGGCGAACTTCGCGGTCTTCGCGTGGACCGGGATGGCGGCCGCGGCCGGTGACGCGGTGCGCAGCCGCCGGGCGTACATCACCGCGATCGAGGAGCGCGCGGAGCGGGCCGAGCGCAGCCGGGAGCAGGAGGCGCGGCGGCGGGTCGCCGAGGAGCGGATGCGGATCGCCCGCGAGCTGCACGACGTCGTCGCCCACCACATCGCGCTGGTCAACGTCCAGGCGGGCGTGGCCGCGCATGTCATGGACTCCCGCCCGGACCAGGCCAAGCAGGCCCTCGCCCACGTCCGCGAGGCGAGCCGGACCGCGCTGGCCGAACTGCGCACCACCGTGGGGCTGCTGCGGCAGTCCGGCGAGCCCGAGGCGCCGATGGAGCCGGCGCCGGGGCTGGCGGTGCTGGACCAGTTGCTGGACGGTTTCCGGCGGGCGGGGCTGCGGGTCGCGGTCGAGTGCGAGGGCCAGGGGCCGGACGGGGCGGAGCCGCCCGCGCTGCCCGCGTCCGTGGACCTGACCGCGTACCGGGTGATCCAGGAGTCGCTGACCAACGTGCAGAAGCACGCCGGGCCGCAGGCGGGCGCGGTGGTGCGGATCAGCCGGGCCGGCGGGGAGCTGCGGGTCGTGGTGGACGACGACGGCGCGCCCGGTGCCGCGGCCGGGCCGGCGTCACCGCTGTTCGGCGGGATGGCGCCGGAGCAGGACGCCGGCGTGGCGCGGGACCGCGGCGGGCCGGAGGAGGCGCGCGGCGGGGCGCCGGAGCGCGTGCGTACGGCGGCGGGCGGCCCGGACGCGGGTGCTTCGGCGCGCGGCACGGGCGCGGGAGGAGCGGGGGGCGGCGCGGGAGGAGCGGGGGGCGGCCACGGCCTGCTCGGCATGCACGAACGCGCCTCCGCGCTCGGCGGGGTCTGCCGCACCGGCGCCCGGCCCGGCGGCGGCTTCCGCGTCTCGGTCCGGCTGCCGCTGGCGGTGCCCCCGCACGGTGCGGCGACGCCGTCCCCGTAA